Genomic window (Bacillus vallismortis):
CGCATCAGTACTCGGCACAATGGGGATCGGCGTCCTCAACGTCATCATGTGTATCACCGCCATGATCTTAATTGACCGTGTCGGCCGCAAAAAGCTCCTGATCTGGGGAAGTGTCGGTATTACACTGAGCTTGGCAGCACTAGCAGCTGTGCTCCTGACACTGGGGCTCTCTACATCAACAGCATGGCTGACCGTCGTTTTTCTCGGTGTCTATATCGTGTTTTACCAAGCAACATGGGGGCCAGTTGTATGGGTTCTGATGCCTGAGCTCTTCCCATCCAAAGTACGCGGAGCCGCAACAGGCTTTACTACTTTGGTATTATCAGCGACCAACCTGATCGTGTCGCTCGTCTTTCCGCTGATGCTCAGCGCGATGGGCATCGCATGGGTCTTTACCATTTTTTCAGGGATCTGTCTGCTATCGCTTTTCTTCGCCTTCTACATGGTTCCTGAAACCAAAGGGAAAAGCTTGGAAGACATTGAAGCAAGCCTGAAACAACGGTTTAAAAAGAAGAACAGCAGCCAGAGCCAAGTGCTGAATGAGCGTACATTATAAAAAAGGAATCGTCTCACAGGACGATTCCTTTCTCTGTTACACCATAACCTTGCACATATTGTTCGTAAATTCCACAGGGTCCTGAATCGGCAGGCCTTCGATGAGAAGCGCCTGATTGTACAGGAGATTTGTGTACAGGCTCAATTTCTCTTTATCCTGTTCAAATGCATCCTGCAGCGTATTGAATACCTCGTGATTCGGGTTGATTTCCAGCACTTTTTCCGCCTGTACATTTTGGCTGTCCGGCATCGCGTTTAAGATTTTTTCCATCTCAATCGTGACTTCGCCGTCAGCAGCAAGGCAGACCGGATGTGATTTGAGTCGTTTTGAGATTTTGACGTTTTTCACTTTATCTGACAAAATGTTTTTCATTTCCTCAAACAGATCCTTATACTTGCTTTCCTCTTCCTCTGACTGCTTTTGATCCTCATCCGTGTCTATGCCAAGGTCTCCGCTTGATACGGATTTAAATTCTTTTTCCTGATAAGATGTCAGCATTTTAATCGCAAACTCATCAATGTCCTCTGTGAAGTAGAGAATTTCATAGCCTTTGTCCGCTACCATTTCCGTTTGCGGCAGTTTCTCAATGCGATCGTATGAATCACCTGTCGCGTAATAAATATATTTCTGCTCCTCAGGCATTCTCGATACGTACTCATCTAGGCTGACCAATTTTTTCTCTTTCGAAGAGTAGAATAATAAGAGGTCCTTCAATTGATCCTTATTCGCGCCATAATCATTGTACACGCCGAATTTCAGCTGTCTGCCGAACGACTTGTAGAACGTCTCGTATTTCTCTCTGTCTTTTTTCAGCAGGCTTTGCAGCTCGCTTTTGATTTTCTTGCTGATGTTTTTCGCGATCAGCTTCAGCTGACGGTCATGCTGCAGCATTTCCCTGGAAATGTTCAGTGACAGATCCTCAGAATCGACCATCCCCTTCACGAAGCTGAAGTGGTCCGGAAGCAGATCCGCGCATTTGTTCATGATCAGAACGCCATTTGAATACAGTTCCAAGCCTTTCTCATATTCTTTGGAATAATAGTCGAACGGCATGTTTTCAGGAATAAATAGAATCGCGTTGTAGCGTACGGCGCCATCCACACTGATATGAACGTGTGAGAGCGGTTTATCAAATCCGTAATGCTTTTCAGCATAGAACTTTTCATAGTCCTCATCTGTCAGCTCGCTTTTGTTTTTTCTCCAGATCGGCACCATACTGTTGACCGTCTGTTCTTCCTGCACCTCTTCAAATTCATTCTCGCTGTCTTCCTTCGGCTTATTAATGGTAGTATCCATTTTGATCGGGTAGCGAATGAAGTCGGAGTACTTTTTGATGATCGCTTTTAAACGATATTCTTCTAAGAATTCGTCATAGCTGTCATCTTCTGTGTTCTCTTTGATTGTCAGAATAATGTCTGTACCGATAGCATCCTTTTCACACGGCTCAATCGTATAGCCATCTGCGCCCGCAGACTCCCATTTATACGCCTCTTCGCTGCCGAGCGCCTTACTGATGACCGTCACGACATCGGCAACCATAAACGCCGCGTAAAATCCGACACCGAATTGGCCGATGATGTCATGTCCGTCCTTCTGCTCGTTTTCCTTTTTAAACGCGAGGGAACCGCTTTTTGCAATTGTGCCGAGATGCTGCTCAAGCTCGTCCTTTGTCATCCCGATCCCCGTATCAGAGATCGTTAATGTTCTAGCGCTTTTGTCAGCCGCGACCTTTATGTAATAACTGTCTTTATCAAACGTAAGCGCATCGTCCGTCAGCGCTTTGTAATAGATCTTGTCAATCGCGTCACTTGAATTGGAGATTAACTCACGAAGGAAAATTTCTTTTTGGGTGTAAATCGAGTTAATCATCATATCCAGCAGGCGTTTGGACTCTGCTTTAAATTCTTTTTTAGCCATTCTAGATCGCCCCTTTTTGATTTGTTATTAGGTTATGTAAACTCTTATCAGCATCTATTTATCACATACGGTGACAATTGTCAATTAGATTAATAGATGCATATATATGTAAATTTAACATGATTTAGATGCACTTTCACTATATATTCTCAAAAAAGAGAGGTCATCACCCTCTCTTTTTTACTGCGCCATTCCAGCGGCCAAACTCTCGCTTCATCCAAATATGCACCGGGTAGAAAAACAACCCGAACGGTATCAAAAATAATATATTATGCCATGAAGCATTTAGAAACGCGCGGGCTGTAACCGGAAACGTAATCTCTTTGAATAGAAAAGAGATGACAGTCAGCACAACAAACGCGGACGGAATCGTGACGAAGCAATAAAACTTGAGCTCCTTCTTATGCTGCACCTTCAACACACACAAACCCCCCAACAATTTCTAGTCCATCTTAACATATGTTGGCATTTCTTTTCTCGCATGTTTATCACTGCACATAGCGGGAAGACAAATAGAAAAAGGAGGACTCGTGTTATGAGAAGACTTGAAAACAAAACCGCAGTCATCACAGGCGCAGCGACAGGCATTGGGCAAGCGACGGCAGAGGTTTTTGCCAATGAAGGCGCGCGTGTGATGATCGGAGACATTAATGAAGACCAAATGATAGAAACCGTTGAAGCGATTAGAAAAAACGGAGGACAGGCGGACGCCTTTCACCTCGATGTGTCAGATGAAAACAGTGTGAAAGCATTTGCGGATCAAATCAAGGATGCTTGCGGTAACATTGATATTCTGTTTAATAACGCCGGGGTTGATCAGGAGGGCGGAAAAGTGCACGAATATCCCGTTGACCTGTTTGACCGCATTATCGCCGTCGACCTGCGCGGCACGTTTCTTTGCAGCAAATACTTGATTCCGCTCATGCTCGAAAACGGAGGCTCCATCATCAACACCTCCTCCATGTCAGGCCGGGCCGCGGACCTCGATCGCTCCGGCTACAACGCCGCAAAAGGCGGAATCACCAATCTGACAAGAGCGATGGCGATTGATTACGCAAGAGACGGCATCCGCGTCAATTCCATTTCACCGGGCACGATCGAAACGCCGCTGATTGACAAATTAGCAGGTACCAAGGAACAGGAAATGGGCGAAACATTCCGTGAAGCCAACAAGTGGATCACGCCGCTCGGACGCCTCGGTAAGCCGAAGGAAATGGCAACAGTGGCGCTGTTCCTCGCCTCAGACGACAGCTCATACGTCACAGGAGAAGATATCACCGCAGACGGCGGCATTATGGCTTATACATGGCCTGGGAAGATGTTGATTGATGAGAAGTGGAAGGAAGAAACGAAATAAACGAAATAAACATGGTCTGCGCAATATATGTATTACGATCCATACATTAATTAACATTAAAAGGGAGCTCAGCCTTGACCACGAGGTTAAGCTCTCTCTTCATTTGCTC
Coding sequences:
- the htpG gene encoding molecular chaperone HtpG, which translates into the protein MAKKEFKAESKRLLDMMINSIYTQKEIFLRELISNSSDAIDKIYYKALTDDALTFDKDSYYIKVAADKSARTLTISDTGIGMTKDELEQHLGTIAKSGSLAFKKENEQKDGHDIIGQFGVGFYAAFMVADVVTVISKALGSEEAYKWESAGADGYTIEPCEKDAIGTDIILTIKENTEDDSYDEFLEEYRLKAIIKKYSDFIRYPIKMDTTINKPKEDSENEFEEVQEEQTVNSMVPIWRKNKSELTDEDYEKFYAEKHYGFDKPLSHVHISVDGAVRYNAILFIPENMPFDYYSKEYEKGLELYSNGVLIMNKCADLLPDHFSFVKGMVDSEDLSLNISREMLQHDRQLKLIAKNISKKIKSELQSLLKKDREKYETFYKSFGRQLKFGVYNDYGANKDQLKDLLLFYSSKEKKLVSLDEYVSRMPEEQKYIYYATGDSYDRIEKLPQTEMVADKGYEILYFTEDIDEFAIKMLTSYQEKEFKSVSSGDLGIDTDEDQKQSEEEESKYKDLFEEMKNILSDKVKNVKISKRLKSHPVCLAADGEVTIEMEKILNAMPDSQNVQAEKVLEINPNHEVFNTLQDAFEQDKEKLSLYTNLLYNQALLIEGLPIQDPVEFTNNMCKVMV
- a CDS encoding SDR family oxidoreductase; this translates as MRRLENKTAVITGAATGIGQATAEVFANEGARVMIGDINEDQMIETVEAIRKNGGQADAFHLDVSDENSVKAFADQIKDACGNIDILFNNAGVDQEGGKVHEYPVDLFDRIIAVDLRGTFLCSKYLIPLMLENGGSIINTSSMSGRAADLDRSGYNAAKGGITNLTRAMAIDYARDGIRVNSISPGTIETPLIDKLAGTKEQEMGETFREANKWITPLGRLGKPKEMATVALFLASDDSSYVTGEDITADGGIMAYTWPGKMLIDEKWKEETK